From a single Hymenobacter sp. YIM 151500-1 genomic region:
- the msrB gene encoding peptide-methionine (R)-S-oxide reductase MsrB, giving the protein MQTWNDVIRLANHGSPAPDTRVEKTDAEWRQQLTPEQYYITRQHGTERAFTGEYCEAHEAGLYACVCCGTPLYDSRTKFESGTGWPSFTQPVKDNALRYKKDTSYGMTRVEVLCNTCDAHQGHVFPDGPPPSGLRLCINSAAIKLVSEKQEA; this is encoded by the coding sequence ATGCAAACCTGGAACGACGTTATCCGGCTGGCCAACCACGGCAGCCCGGCCCCCGATACCCGCGTAGAAAAAACCGACGCCGAGTGGCGCCAGCAGCTCACGCCCGAGCAGTACTACATCACCCGCCAGCACGGCACCGAGCGGGCCTTTACCGGCGAATACTGCGAAGCCCACGAGGCCGGCCTGTACGCCTGCGTGTGCTGCGGCACCCCGCTCTACGACTCGCGCACCAAGTTTGAGTCGGGCACGGGCTGGCCGAGCTTCACGCAGCCGGTCAAGGACAATGCCCTGCGTTACAAGAAGGACACCAGCTACGGCATGACCCGCGTGGAAGTGCTCTGCAACACCTGCGACGCCCACCAGGGCCACGTTTTCCCCGACGGCCCCCCGCCCAGCGGCCTGCGCCTGTGCATCAACTCGGCCGCCATCAAGCTGGTGAGCGAAAAGCAGGAGGCGTAG
- the sdaAA gene encoding L-serine ammonia-lyase, iron-sulfur-dependent, subunit alpha, whose amino-acid sequence MSLLFTDFASWQAHCAATGEPLFQPVLAYEVEQKGRTEEEIWTGLQRAYDVMRDAVHTGLTQNMTSRSGMVNNGAKKIAASPVTVLSPEFKQLVTRALGAKEVNSCMGRVVAAPTAGASGILPGVLVTLQDLHRLPDRAILEGLLVAAGIALIIEQNASLAGAVGGCQAETGSAAAMGAGAIVYCLGGSVEQTFAAVAITIQCMLGLVCDPVAGLVEVPCVVRNASAAAIAFSSAQIAIAGVDPVIPVDQCVAALGEVGQSMETRYKETALGGLANTPRGREIEKMVLVQDVQILPDEGV is encoded by the coding sequence ATGTCATTACTCTTTACCGATTTCGCTTCCTGGCAGGCGCACTGCGCGGCCACGGGTGAGCCGCTGTTTCAGCCCGTGCTGGCGTACGAAGTAGAGCAGAAGGGCCGCACCGAAGAGGAAATCTGGACCGGCTTGCAGCGGGCTTACGACGTGATGCGCGACGCCGTGCACACCGGCCTGACCCAGAATATGACGTCCCGCTCGGGCATGGTCAACAACGGCGCCAAAAAGATTGCCGCCTCACCGGTTACGGTTCTGTCGCCGGAGTTCAAGCAGCTGGTTACGCGGGCTTTGGGGGCCAAGGAGGTGAATTCGTGCATGGGCCGGGTGGTGGCGGCGCCCACAGCCGGGGCTTCGGGCATCTTGCCGGGCGTGCTGGTTACGCTCCAGGACCTGCACCGGCTCCCGGACCGCGCCATTCTGGAGGGGTTACTGGTGGCGGCGGGTATTGCCCTCATCATCGAGCAAAATGCCTCCCTGGCTGGGGCTGTGGGCGGCTGCCAGGCCGAAACCGGCTCAGCCGCCGCCATGGGCGCCGGGGCCATTGTGTATTGCCTGGGCGGCTCGGTGGAGCAGACGTTTGCCGCCGTAGCCATTACCATACAGTGTATGCTGGGACTGGTCTGCGACCCGGTGGCGGGGCTGGTAGAAGTGCCCTGCGTGGTGCGCAACGCCTCGGCCGCCGCCATTGCCTTCAGCTCGGCCCAGATTGCCATTGCCGGCGTCGACCCCGTTATTCCCGTGGACCAGTGCGTGGCGGCCCTGGGCGAAGTGGGCCAGAGCATGGAAACCCGCTACAAGGAAACCGCCCTGGGCGGCCTGGCCAACACCCCCCGCGGCCGTGAAATCGAGAAGATGGTGCTAGTGCAGGACGTGCAAATACTGCCCGATGAAGGGGTATAA
- a CDS encoding inorganic diphosphatase has translation MAHFNPWHDVERGDDAPKVVNGIIEIPKGSKGKYELDKASGLLKLDRVLFSAVHYPAAYGFIPQTYCDDKDPLDILVLCSVDIVPMCLVEAKVIGVMQMIDGDEEDDKIIAVAAHDVSVNHYNDLDDLPPHTLLEMQRFFEDYKALEHKHVTVERFMGRDDAYRIIEESIRLYEETFPKGNPLDEVDVKEALS, from the coding sequence ATGGCTCATTTTAATCCCTGGCACGACGTAGAGCGCGGCGACGACGCCCCCAAAGTTGTGAACGGCATCATTGAAATTCCCAAAGGCTCGAAGGGCAAGTATGAGCTGGACAAAGCCAGCGGCCTGCTCAAGCTGGACCGCGTGCTGTTTTCGGCCGTGCACTACCCGGCTGCCTACGGCTTCATTCCGCAGACCTACTGCGACGACAAAGACCCCCTGGACATTCTGGTGCTGTGCTCGGTCGACATCGTGCCCATGTGCCTGGTGGAGGCCAAGGTGATTGGAGTGATGCAGATGATAGACGGCGACGAGGAAGACGACAAAATCATTGCCGTAGCCGCCCACGACGTATCCGTCAACCACTACAACGACCTCGACGACCTGCCCCCGCACACCCTGCTGGAAATGCAGCGCTTCTTCGAAGACTACAAAGCCCTGGAACACAAGCACGTGACCGTGGAACGCTTCATGGGCCGCGACGATGCCTACCGCATCATCGAAGAGAGCATCCGCCTATATGAGGAAACCTTCCCCAAAGGCAACCCTCTGGACGAGGTGGACGTGAAAGAGGCCCTGAGCTAA
- a CDS encoding M949_RS01915 family surface polysaccharide biosynthesis protein translates to MVLRKSWVLGLLMALAACSEGSKHPQEAAAPSVARGPAAPAPANSDSIPIRRLKAIQLPTTSRPPGTLLETRQWTDANGDNLLVLTRRGPLLEKATKYTEPEHYVELFARQYVRRAGRWQELWRLQDAVHNCPFDMWLGPLPGATSVTDLDHDGQTETTLVYKLTCRSDVSPSQLKLIMREGPAKYALRGYTVVQVDSVPISQRAPANPCCLDTLGKRQLEAPEGYLLTAGRYETEKEFRAAPPAFLRFARQQWRKWSVRDTFEQL, encoded by the coding sequence ATGGTACTAAGAAAAAGCTGGGTACTGGGGCTGCTGATGGCCTTAGCCGCGTGCAGCGAAGGCTCAAAACATCCTCAGGAAGCGGCAGCCCCTAGCGTAGCACGTGGGCCTGCTGCTCCGGCGCCAGCAAATTCAGACTCCATTCCTATACGGCGACTGAAAGCTATTCAACTGCCGACCACCAGCCGGCCACCGGGTACACTGCTAGAAACCAGGCAATGGACCGATGCAAACGGCGACAATTTGCTGGTACTGACCCGGCGGGGGCCACTGCTGGAGAAAGCAACGAAGTATACCGAGCCAGAGCACTACGTGGAGTTGTTTGCTCGCCAGTATGTGCGACGCGCCGGGCGCTGGCAAGAGCTGTGGCGTTTGCAGGATGCCGTGCATAACTGCCCGTTCGACATGTGGCTTGGTCCGCTGCCCGGCGCTACCTCCGTCACGGACCTTGACCACGACGGGCAGACCGAAACCACGCTGGTGTACAAGCTCACCTGCCGCAGCGACGTAAGCCCTTCCCAGCTCAAGCTTATCATGCGCGAAGGTCCGGCAAAGTATGCTTTGCGCGGCTACACCGTCGTGCAGGTCGATTCGGTGCCGATAAGCCAGCGCGCACCCGCCAATCCGTGTTGCCTCGACACGCTTGGTAAGCGCCAGCTTGAGGCCCCCGAAGGCTATCTGCTGACAGCAGGCCGCTACGAAACGGAAAAGGAGTTTCGGGCTGCGCCGCCCGCCTTTCTCCGCTTCGCCCGGCAGCAGTGGCGCAAGTGGTCAGTCCGCGACACATTCGAGCAGTTATAA
- a CDS encoding DUF6766 family protein: MPKQPPSSPLLRFLYENSLLLVGFALVLATMVGQTLTGWHDYNGELEQMQLAPLTLGQYLGSGHFLEATFENWESEFLQMGVYVVLTIWLRQRGSSESKKLYEDEEIDQEPDPTKPDAPGPVKRGGWQLALYRRSLSLAFFLLFFGSVWLHARGGAEVYNIEQQHQGKPTVTLLEYMGTSRFWFESFQNWQSEFLSIVAIVGLSIFLRQHGSPQSKPVDASHDETGD, from the coding sequence ATGCCCAAACAACCGCCCTCCTCTCCCTTGCTGCGCTTCCTGTACGAAAACAGCCTGTTGCTCGTCGGTTTTGCGCTGGTGCTGGCCACCATGGTGGGGCAGACGCTCACCGGCTGGCACGACTACAACGGCGAATTAGAGCAGATGCAGCTGGCTCCGCTCACCCTGGGGCAGTACCTGGGCTCCGGGCACTTTCTGGAGGCAACCTTTGAGAACTGGGAAAGCGAGTTTTTGCAGATGGGCGTGTACGTGGTACTTACCATCTGGCTGCGGCAGCGCGGCTCTTCCGAGTCGAAAAAGCTGTACGAAGACGAGGAAATAGACCAGGAGCCCGACCCCACCAAGCCCGATGCCCCCGGCCCGGTGAAGCGCGGCGGCTGGCAGCTGGCCCTGTACCGCCGCTCCCTGAGCCTGGCGTTTTTCCTGCTGTTTTTTGGCTCGGTGTGGCTGCACGCCAGGGGTGGGGCCGAGGTGTACAATATTGAGCAGCAGCACCAAGGCAAGCCCACCGTAACGCTGCTGGAGTACATGGGCACGAGCCGGTTCTGGTTTGAGTCGTTTCAGAACTGGCAAAGCGAGTTTCTGTCCATTGTAGCCATTGTGGGGCTGTCCATCTTTCTGCGCCAGCACGGCTCTCCCCAGTCCAAGCCCGTAGACGCCAGCCACGACGAAACCGGCGACTAG
- a CDS encoding HAD family hydrolase: protein MTTDQPYALIFDMDGTLIDNTPYQAKSFQLLFRDLGLTTNARKLLERLNGMPATNILKTVFTNPVPEKQLKEYASQREFLYRVLYWDKRREVAGLTAFLEAARAAGFKLALGTGSPGDTISYIIDHLDLRRFFDVVVGKDDVERGKPHADTYTTTAHELGIPPERCVVFEDAILGEQSAYKAGMRCICLTTSIKADKFQAPLHVIRDFTEITPQQVRDLLEQHPETPKPSQELAKRQYMKL from the coding sequence ATGACAACCGACCAGCCCTATGCCCTCATCTTCGACATGGACGGCACCCTCATCGACAACACCCCTTACCAGGCCAAATCCTTCCAGCTGCTGTTCCGCGACCTGGGCCTGACCACCAACGCCCGCAAGCTGCTGGAGCGCCTCAACGGGATGCCGGCCACCAACATCCTCAAAACCGTTTTCACCAACCCCGTCCCCGAGAAACAGCTCAAGGAATACGCCAGCCAGCGTGAGTTTCTGTACCGGGTGCTGTACTGGGATAAGCGCCGCGAAGTAGCCGGCCTCACCGCGTTTCTGGAGGCGGCCCGCGCGGCCGGCTTCAAGCTGGCCCTGGGCACCGGCTCCCCCGGCGACACCATCAGCTACATTATCGACCACCTCGACCTGCGCCGCTTCTTCGACGTGGTGGTGGGCAAAGACGACGTGGAGCGCGGCAAGCCCCACGCCGACACCTACACCACTACCGCCCACGAGCTGGGCATCCCGCCCGAGCGGTGCGTGGTCTTTGAGGATGCCATTCTGGGCGAACAATCGGCTTACAAAGCCGGTATGCGCTGCATCTGCCTTACCACCTCCATCAAAGCCGACAAGTTCCAGGCGCCCCTGCACGTCATCCGGGACTTCACCGAAATTACCCCCCAGCAAGTACGGGACCTGCTGGAGCAGCATCCCGAAACGCCCAAGCCCAGCCAGGAACTGGCCAAGCGGCAGTACATGAAGCTGTAG
- a CDS encoding UbiA prenyltransferase family protein, giving the protein MPSSAPFSVSSSAAGAGLAGAARRSLDAVLYSSTWLALAALGLTWATFLHWRVHIPPRLGGLVFAATLFLYNLDSVLPYKHQQAVGLSGRKRWIRAHRRELLALALVALGVAGTLFWLDDWPRLLGFSTHLLLISGLYSWPLVRVRGRWRALRDLPLLKVFLLAYVWAAVTVWLPALYLGRPLGAPVVLALFARRFLFVLALALVFDIRDYTKDRLTGTRTFPGVFGVQATKLLALGALLAAAAIAPPGLPAPTQAALLVPLAAAAVVIWLAEESRPDYYFALLADGVLLLQVVVVWLLR; this is encoded by the coding sequence ATGCCGTCGTCTGCGCCATTCTCCGTTTCTTCGTCGGCCGCTGGCGCTGGGCTGGCCGGGGCCGCGCGCCGCTCCCTGGACGCCGTGCTGTACAGCAGCACCTGGCTGGCCCTGGCGGCACTGGGCCTCACCTGGGCCACGTTTCTGCACTGGCGGGTGCATATTCCACCGCGGCTCGGCGGCCTGGTGTTTGCCGCCACCCTGTTTTTGTACAACCTCGACAGCGTGCTGCCCTACAAGCACCAGCAGGCGGTGGGACTGTCGGGGCGGAAGCGCTGGATACGGGCGCACCGGCGCGAACTACTAGCGCTGGCGCTGGTGGCGCTGGGCGTGGCCGGCACGTTGTTCTGGCTGGACGACTGGCCCCGGCTGCTGGGCTTCTCGACCCATCTGCTCCTGATTTCGGGGCTGTATTCGTGGCCGCTGGTGCGGGTGCGGGGCCGCTGGCGGGCCTTGCGCGACTTGCCCTTGCTCAAGGTATTTCTGCTTGCCTACGTGTGGGCGGCCGTCACCGTCTGGCTGCCGGCCCTCTACCTGGGCCGCCCGCTGGGGGCGCCGGTGGTGCTGGCCCTGTTTGCGCGGCGCTTCCTGTTCGTCCTGGCCCTGGCTTTGGTGTTCGACATCCGCGACTATACCAAGGACCGCCTGACCGGCACCCGCACATTTCCGGGCGTTTTCGGAGTGCAAGCCACAAAGCTACTGGCGCTGGGGGCGCTACTGGCCGCCGCAGCCATTGCCCCTCCCGGCCTGCCCGCGCCAACCCAGGCGGCACTGCTGGTGCCACTGGCCGCGGCGGCCGTTGTTATCTGGCTGGCCGAGGAGTCGCGCCCCGACTATTACTTCGCCTTGCTGGCCGATGGGGTACTGCTGCTGCAAGTTGTGGTGGTGTGGCTGCTACGGTAG
- the pafA gene encoding alkaline phosphatase PafA, translated as MKTRLSLLLAAATLALPAAAQKAAKPLNRPKLVVGIVVDQMRYDYLYRYWNKYGPGGFRRLLGEGFSYENAHYNYVPTYTGPGHASIYTGTTPSVHGIIGNNWLVREAGKGTYVTEDNTVQAVGGTAAAGQQSPRHMLTSTITDELRLATNFQSKVIGVCIKDRGSILPAGHSANAAYWYDGANGAFISSTFYMAALPEWARKFNAENRAARYLDKPWETLLPISQYTESTADDAPWEATFKGEAKPVFPHDLPALSGGLPTAARQNLEATGEKAPARNLDLIRSTPFGNSLTLDFALEALRAEQLGQRGTTDFLALSFSSTDYVGHQFGVNAIETEDTYLRLDRDLERLFTYLDKTLGRRQVLVFLSADHGAAHSPDFLRSQRIPAGSVGPRLLRDSLQQALVRRHGPGPWVLSYENQQVYLNRPLLQQKKLDLRTFQDEVADIMLNYAGVTRAITADDLQKSHWESGMLMYLENGYFPKRSGDVLIVLEPGWLESYQYPVNKGTTHGSAGNYDTHVPVVFWGWGVKAGKSSAPAKITDIAPTLARWLHIQEPDGCTGQPLAEVLGW; from the coding sequence TTGAAAACACGCCTTTCTCTTCTTCTGGCTGCTGCTACGCTGGCGCTGCCGGCCGCGGCCCAAAAAGCGGCCAAACCCCTTAACCGGCCTAAGCTGGTGGTGGGCATCGTGGTGGACCAGATGCGCTACGACTATCTGTACCGCTACTGGAACAAGTACGGGCCGGGAGGCTTCCGGCGGCTGCTGGGCGAGGGATTCAGCTACGAAAACGCCCACTACAACTACGTGCCCACCTACACCGGGCCGGGCCACGCCAGCATCTACACCGGCACTACACCCTCGGTGCACGGCATCATCGGCAACAACTGGCTGGTGCGCGAAGCCGGCAAGGGCACCTACGTGACGGAAGACAACACCGTGCAGGCCGTGGGCGGTACGGCGGCGGCCGGGCAACAGTCGCCGCGCCACATGCTCACCTCCACCATCACCGACGAGCTGCGCCTGGCCACCAACTTCCAGAGCAAGGTGATTGGGGTGTGCATCAAAGACCGGGGCTCCATCCTGCCGGCCGGCCACTCCGCCAACGCCGCCTACTGGTACGACGGCGCCAACGGAGCCTTTATCAGCAGCACGTTTTACATGGCGGCCCTGCCGGAGTGGGCCCGGAAGTTCAACGCCGAAAACCGCGCCGCCCGCTACCTCGACAAGCCCTGGGAAACGCTGCTGCCCATCAGCCAGTACACCGAAAGCACCGCCGACGACGCGCCGTGGGAGGCCACGTTCAAGGGCGAGGCCAAGCCCGTATTCCCGCACGACTTGCCCGCGCTGAGCGGCGGCCTGCCCACGGCGGCCCGGCAAAACCTGGAAGCCACCGGCGAAAAAGCCCCGGCCCGCAACCTCGACCTCATCCGGTCCACGCCCTTCGGCAACTCCCTGACCCTGGACTTCGCCCTGGAAGCCCTGCGCGCCGAGCAGCTGGGCCAGCGCGGCACCACCGACTTCCTGGCCCTGAGCTTTAGCAGCACCGACTACGTGGGGCACCAGTTTGGGGTGAATGCCATTGAAACCGAAGACACCTACCTGCGCCTCGACCGGGACCTGGAGCGGCTGTTTACGTATCTCGACAAGACCCTAGGCCGCCGGCAGGTGCTGGTGTTTCTGAGCGCCGACCACGGCGCGGCTCACTCGCCCGACTTCCTGCGCAGCCAGCGCATCCCGGCCGGTTCCGTCGGCCCGCGCCTCCTGCGCGACTCTCTGCAGCAAGCCCTGGTGCGCCGCCACGGCCCCGGCCCGTGGGTGCTCAGCTACGAAAACCAGCAGGTCTACCTCAACCGCCCCCTGCTGCAACAGAAGAAGCTGGACCTGCGCACCTTCCAGGACGAAGTGGCCGACATCATGCTGAATTACGCCGGCGTGACGCGCGCCATCACGGCCGACGACCTGCAAAAGTCGCACTGGGAAAGCGGGATGCTGATGTACCTGGAAAACGGCTACTTTCCCAAGCGCAGCGGCGACGTGCTCATCGTGCTGGAGCCCGGCTGGCTGGAGTCGTACCAGTACCCCGTCAACAAAGGCACCACCCACGGCTCGGCCGGCAACTACGACACCCACGTGCCGGTGGTGTTCTGGGGCTGGGGCGTGAAGGCCGGCAAGTCGTCGGCTCCGGCCAAGATTACCGATATTGCGCCCACGTTGGCGCGGTGGCTGCACATTCAGGAGCCCGACGGCTGCACCGGGCAGCCCCTGGCCGAAGTTCTCGGGTGGTAA
- a CDS encoding NAD(P)H-hydrate dehydratase — protein MKLLSAAQTRALDQATIEQQRLGPGQLMERAATACTNWLLDTVAPSYDLPLHIFCGPGNNGGDGLVMARQLHLAGYAPQVWLLPAAHRSADFELHRQRLPAELAVAELEANQLPTIPPEAWVIDALFGTGLSRPLEGLAAQVVEHLNQSGAAIVAIDLPSGLFADAPQPADSAVVRARTTVGFQLPKLAYLLPRNAPFVGDWTVLPIGLDTDFIHSTPVDNYFVDAEFVAGRLPRRGRFSHKGTFGHALLLAGSRGKIGAALLAARACLRGGVGLLTVHAPAVGYSILQTAVPEAMTLTDPAPNFLTELPELAPYAAVGIGPGLGQEDATAEVLRRLLHQAAAARLPLVLDADALNLLSRHRDLLALLPPDALLTPHPKEFERLTGEAARNDYHRLEQLRSFCRQHRCYCVLKGAYTALGTPDGPVYFNSTGNPGMATGGSGDVLTGLLLALRCDQRLSPLNAALLGVYAHGRAGDLAAAETGEAGLIAGDIAQFIGPALREIAGPAS, from the coding sequence ATGAAACTCCTTTCCGCCGCCCAAACTCGCGCCCTCGACCAGGCCACCATCGAGCAGCAGCGCCTTGGTCCGGGGCAGCTCATGGAGCGGGCCGCCACGGCCTGCACCAACTGGCTGCTCGACACCGTGGCGCCTAGCTACGACTTGCCCCTGCACATCTTCTGCGGGCCCGGCAACAACGGCGGCGACGGGCTGGTAATGGCCCGCCAGCTCCACCTGGCCGGCTACGCCCCGCAGGTGTGGCTGCTGCCCGCCGCCCACCGCTCCGCCGACTTCGAGCTGCACCGCCAGCGCCTGCCCGCCGAGCTGGCCGTGGCCGAGCTGGAAGCAAATCAGCTGCCAACTATTCCGCCCGAGGCGTGGGTTATTGATGCCCTGTTCGGCACGGGCCTGAGCCGGCCGCTGGAAGGCTTGGCCGCGCAGGTGGTCGAGCACCTCAACCAGTCCGGCGCGGCCATCGTCGCCATCGACCTGCCCTCCGGCCTTTTCGCCGACGCTCCTCAGCCCGCTGACAGCGCCGTAGTGCGGGCCCGCACCACCGTGGGTTTTCAGCTGCCCAAGCTGGCCTACTTGCTGCCCCGCAATGCGCCTTTTGTGGGCGACTGGACCGTGTTGCCCATTGGTCTGGACACCGACTTTATCCACAGCACTCCGGTGGATAACTACTTTGTGGACGCTGAATTCGTGGCGGGCCGGCTGCCGCGGCGGGGCCGGTTTTCACACAAGGGCACGTTTGGGCATGCCCTCCTGCTGGCGGGCAGCCGCGGCAAGATTGGGGCGGCCCTGCTGGCGGCGCGGGCTTGCCTGCGTGGGGGCGTGGGCCTGCTCACCGTACACGCGCCGGCCGTGGGCTACTCCATCCTGCAAACCGCCGTGCCCGAAGCCATGACGCTTACCGACCCGGCCCCCAATTTCCTAACCGAGCTGCCGGAGCTGGCTCCGTACGCGGCCGTGGGCATAGGGCCGGGGCTGGGCCAGGAAGACGCCACGGCCGAGGTGCTGCGCCGGCTGCTGCACCAGGCCGCAGCGGCCCGGCTGCCTCTGGTGCTCGACGCCGACGCCCTTAACCTGCTCTCCCGCCACCGCGACCTGCTGGCCCTGCTGCCCCCCGACGCCCTGCTTACTCCCCACCCCAAAGAGTTTGAGCGCCTCACCGGCGAAGCCGCCCGCAACGACTACCACCGCTTGGAGCAGCTGCGCAGCTTCTGCCGCCAACACCGCTGCTACTGTGTGCTCAAAGGCGCCTACACCGCCCTGGGCACCCCCGACGGCCCGGTATACTTCAACAGCACCGGCAACCCCGGCATGGCCACCGGCGGCAGCGGCGACGTGCTCACCGGCCTGCTGCTGGCCCTGCGCTGCGACCAGCGCCTCTCCCCCCTGAATGCGGCCCTGCTGGGGGTATACGCCCACGGCCGCGCCGGCGACCTAGCCGCCGCCGAAACCGGCGAAGCCGGCCTCATTGCCGGTGACATTGCGCAGTTCATCGGCCCGGCCCTGCGGGAAATAGCAGGACCAGCCAGCTAA